A single genomic interval of Anopheles marshallii chromosome 2, idAnoMarsDA_429_01, whole genome shotgun sequence harbors:
- the LOC128719822 gene encoding esterase AGAP003155, whose translation MSKESDTGNGKLKVLALHGYRQNADTFKAKLGSFRKFLNKYVEFVFISAPHTAAPLEAGGELDPNQRSWWFNKEDRTFKGTNQGGPAYGFDESLRHVEKTWQTEGCQGLLGFSQGACFVGLLCDLSARGMTTMKPQFAVLASGFRSGSLVHLNYYENKIQVPSLQIFGETDEIITKDMSESLAETFLDPEVVTHAGGHYFPAQAALKETYVEFFRDQLQQHLEAKELLNATEANSFHIEERAEMEVPHEHSESDSDSD comes from the exons ATGTCGAAAGAGTCTGACACCGGGAACGGTAAGCTGAAAGTTCTCGCGCTGCATGGTTACCGCCAAAATGCGGACACATTTAAAGCCAAGCTAGGATCGTTTCGCAAGTTCTTGAACAAGTATGTCGAGTTTGTGTTTATATCAGCACCTCACACTGCAGCACCCCTTGAAGCCGGGGGCGAACTCGATCCAAACCAACGGAGCTGGTGGTTCAACAAGGAAGACCGAACATTTAAGGGCACTAATCAAGGTGGGCCGGCATACGGTTTTGATGAAAGCTTGAGGCATGTGGAGAAGACCTGGCAAACGGAGGGTTGCCAGGGATTGTTGGGCTTTTCGCAAGGTGCCTGCTTTGTCGGATTACTCTGTGATTTGAGTGCAAGAGGGATGACAACTATGAAACCACAATTCGCAGTTCTTGCGTCCGGCTTTCGATCCGGAAGTTTAGTGCATTTGAACTATTACGAAAACAAGATACAGGTTCCGTCACTTCAAATTTTCGGAGAGACTGATGAAATCATCACAAAAG ATATGAGTGAATCTTTAGCGGAAACCTTCCTTGACCCTGAAGTCGTAACTCATGCGGGAGGGCACTACTTTCCTGCGCAAGCAGCACTGAAGGAaacttatgtggaatttttccgCGACCAATTGCAACAACACCTTGAAGCCAAAGAACTGCTGAACGCAACGGAAGCGAACAGTTTCCACATTGAGGAACGTGCAGAAATGGAAGTACCGCATGAACACAGCGAAAGCGATTCGGATTCCGATTAA
- the LOC128706949 gene encoding elongin-B, translating to MDVFMMIRRKKTTIFTDAKETTPVYELKKMIEGILKVPPRDQRLYNKDNMLMDDDKTLQDCGITVVTAKAQCPAQLGLAIRESGDFESLELTPYSLPPDLPDVMKNQDTANGQDQLA from the exons ATG GATGTATTTATGATGATCCGGAGGAAGAAGACGACGATTTTCACCGATGCCAAAGAGACGACGCCGGTGTACGAGCTCAAGAAAATGATTGAAGGAATACTCAAAGTGCCTCCCCGTGATCAACGACTATATAACAAAGACAACATGCTAATGGATGACGATAAAACATTGCAGGATTGTGGGATCACAGTAGTAACAGCGAAAGCGCAATGTCCCGCCCAGCTTGGTTTAGCAATACGCGAAAGTGGCGATTTCGAATCGCTTGAGCTGACACCCTATTCGTTGCCTCCAGATCTACCCGATGTGATGAAAAACCAGGACACCGCAAATGGCCAAGATCAACTCGCCTAA
- the LOC128719894 gene encoding V-type proton ATPase catalytic subunit A, with product MSNLKKISDEDRESKFGYVFAVSGPVVTAERMSGSAMYELVRVGYYELVGEIIRLEGDMATIQVYEETSGVTVGDPVLRTGKPLSVELGPGIMGSIFDGIQRPLKDINEMTSSIYIPKGINVPCLSRTQSWSFNPLNVKAGSHITGGDLYGIVHENTLVKHKLLVPPRAKGTVKYIAPSGNYTVDDVILETEFDGEINKFTMLQVWPVRQPRPVTEKLPANHPLLTGQRVLDSLFPCVQGGTTAIPGAFGCGKTVISQSLSKYSNSDVIVYVGCGERGNEMSEVLRDFPELSVEIDGVTESIMKRTALVANTSNMPVAAREASIYTGITLSEYFRDMGYNVSMMADSTSRWAEALREISGRLAEMPADSGYPAYLGARLASFYERAGRVKCLGNPEREGSVSIVGAVSPPGGDFSDPVTSATLGIVQVFWGLDKKLAQRKHFPSINWLISYSKYMRALEDFYDKNFPEFVPMRTKVKEILQEEEDLSEIVQLVGKASLAETDKITLEVAKLLKDDFLQQNSYSAYDRFCPFYKTVGMLKNMIGFYDMARHAVETTAQSENKITWNVIRDSMGNILYQLSSMKFKDPVKDGEPKIKADFDQLYEDMQQAFRNLED from the exons ATGTCGAATCTAAAGAAAATCAGCGATGAGGACCGCGAGTCCAAATTCGGATACGTTTTCGCCGTATCTGGTCCTG TCGTGACGGCGGAACGTATGTCCGGTTCCGCTATGTACGAGCTGGTGCGTGTCGGATACTACGAGCTGGTCGGTGAGATTATTCGTCTGGAAGGTGACATGGCAACCATCCAGGTATACGAGGAAACGTCCGGTGTAACTGTCGGCGATCCTGTGCTGCGTACCGGCAAGCCATTATCTGTGGAGCTTGGTCCAG GTATCATGGGTAGCATCTTTGACGGTATTCAGCGTCCGTTGAAGGATATCAATGAAATGACGAGCTCGATCTACATTCCGAAGGGTATCAACGTACCGTGCTTGTCCCGTACGCAGAGCTGGAGTTTCAATCCGCTTAACGTGAAGGCTGGCTCTCACATTACCGGCGGTGACCTGTACGGTATTGTGCACGAGAACACACTCGTCAAGCACAAGCTGTTGGTGCCACCGCGCGCCAAGGGTACCGTCAAGTACATTGCCCCGTCCGGCAACTATACCGTTGATGATGTGATCCTCGAGACCGAATTCGATGGTGAAATCAACAAATTCACCATGTTGCAGGTGTGGCCTGTGCGTCAGCCGCGTCCAGTGACGGAAAAGCTGCCAGCCAACCATCCGCTGCTAACCGGACAGCGTGTGCTGGATTCATTGTTCCCTTGCGTCCAGGGCGGTACGACCGCTATTCCCGGTGCTTTCGGTTGCGGAAAAACTGTCATCTCACAGTCGCTGTCGAAGTACTCCAACTCGGACGTTATCGTGTACGTCGGTTGCGGTGAGCGTGGTAACGAGATGTCTGAGGTATTGCGAGATTTCCCCGAGCTTTCGGTTGAGATTGATGGCGTGACAGAGTCGATCATGAAGCGTACTGCGCTGGTAGCCAACACCTCCAACATGCCTGTCGCGGCCCGTGAAGCTTCCATCTATACCGGTATCACGCTGTCGGAGTACTTCCGTGATATGGGTTACAACGTCTCTATGATGGCCGATTCCACCTCTCGTTGGGCTGAGGCTTTGCGAGAAATTTCGGGTCGTCTTGCTGAGATGCCGGCCGATTCCGGTTATCCCGCCTACCTTGGTGCTCGTTTGGCTTCCTTCTACGAGCGTGCCGGTCGCGTCAAGTGTCTTGGCAATCCGGAGCGCGAAGGTTCCGTTTCGATTGTCGGTGCCGTATCACCACCCGGTGGTGATTTCTCCGATCCCGTCACCTCTGCCACACTGGGTATTGTACAAGTGTTCTGGGGTTTGGACAAGAAATTGGCCCAGCGTAAGCACTTCCCATCGATTAACTGGTTGATTTCCTACAG CAAGTACATGCGCGCTTTGGAAGATTTCTACGATAAAAACTTCCCAGAGTTTGTACCAATGCGTACCAAGGTGAAGGAGATTCTGCAGGAGGAAGAAGATCTGTCCGAAATTGTGCAGCTGGTCGGTAAGGCGTCGTTGGCCGAAACCGATAAGATCACTCTCGAGGTCGCCAAGTTGTTGAAGGACGATTTCCTACAACAGAATTCGTACTCTGCTTACGATCGCTTCTGTCCGTTCTATAAGACCGTTGGTATGCTGAAGAACATGATCGGATTCTACGATATGGCACGCCATGCAGTGGAGACGACTGCACAgtcagaaaacaaaatcacatgGAACGTCATTCGTGACTCGATGGGCAACATTCTGTATCAGCTATCGTCGATGAAGTTCAAG GACCCAGTAAAAGACGGCGAACCAAAAATCAAGGCCGATTTCGACCAGCTGTACGAAGACATGCAGCAGGCATTCCGCAATCTAGAAGATTAA